CACGATCGTGATCCTTCTGGCTGCCCTCGCCGGCGGCATCGGCTGGTGGTTCGGTTCCGGTCCCGGCTCCCTCGTGGCGGTGCCGTCCGTCACGGGACTCACCTTCGAGGAGGCCGAGGCCGCCCTCATCGCGCAGACGCTGGTGGCCGAGCCCGCCGAGGAGTACAGCCTGGATGTGGAGGCGGGGCGCGTCATCCGCACCGAACCGGGCGGTGGCGAACGCCTGGAGCAGGACTCCGTGGTCCGCGTCATCCTGTCCCTGGGTCCGCAACCACACGAGGTGGGCGCCCTCGCCGGGATGGGCGTGGATGAGGTCACCGCCGCACTCCAACAGGTCAAGGTCGGCATCGCCGATCCCGCGTACGTCTTCACGGATTCGGCCGACGGAACGGTCGTCTCCGCATCCGTCGCGCGCCCCGCAGGCGGGGAGCCGGTCGACTGCTCCGGCGGCTGCACCGTCTACGAGGGCGACACCGCATCCCTACTGGTGTCCCGTGGCCCCGTCCCCGACGTGTCCGGGCTCAAGCCCGACGACGCCGTGCGTGCGCTCGAGAGCGTGGGGCTCGACGTCTCCGGCGACCGCCCGACGGAGACGTCGGAGGACGTCGCGAAGGGCAACGTCATCCGCATCGCGGAGCGCGACGGCGGCGGCGACTGGCGTCCCGGCGACACGGTCACCCTCGTCGTCTCGGACGGGCCGCCGCTGTTCCGCGTACCGGATGTCACGGGTCAGAACCGCGACCAGGCCAAGCGCGCCCTCGCCGACGCGGGCTTCACCGCGGACTACCTGCCCACCTGGGATCTGTTCCCGAACGGCTCCACCCGCGTGGAGGCGCAGAACCCCGCCGCCGGATCCATGGTGGTCCGCGGCACGAAGGTCTCCCTGCGCTTCAACGTCTCCGGCTGATCCCGCACCCACGCATCGCCGAGCCACCCCGCAAACGCCGAACCACCCCGGTATGCGCGGGGCATAACGGGGTGGTTCGGTGCGTAAGGGGTGGGTCGGCGGAGAAGAAGCGCGGGTCAGCGCTTCTCGAGCTCCTCGGCCACGAGGAACGCGAGCTCCAGGCTCTGCATGTGGTTCAGGCGCGGGTCGCACAGCGACTCGTAACGCGTCGCCAGCGTGGCCTCGTCGATCATCTCGGACCCGCCGAGGCACTCGGTCACGTCGTCGCCGGTCAGCTCCACGTGGATGCCGCCGGGGAAGGTACCCACGGCACGGTGCGCCTCGAAGAAACCACGCACCTCGTCCACGACGTCATCGAAACGACGGGTCTTGTACCCGGTCGGGGTCGTGATGCCGTTGCCGTGCATCGGGTCGGTCACCCACAGCGGGGTCGCGCCCGAGTCCTTCACCGCTTCCAGCAGGGGCGGCAGCGCATCGCGGATCTTCCCGGCACCCATCCGGGTGATGAAGGTGAGCCGGCCCGGCTCGCGCTCGGGATCGAGCTTGTCGATCAGCGCCAGCGCGGTGTCGGTCGACGTCGTCGGCCCGAGCTTCACGCCGATCGGGTTCCGGATCTTCGAGAAGTAGTCGACGTGCGCACCGTCGAGGTCGCGGGTGCGCTCCCCGATCCAGAGGAAGTGCGCGGACGTGTTGTACGGGGTGAGGGTGCGCGAGTCGATCCGCGTCATCGGACGCTCGTAGTCCATCAGCAGGCCCTCGTGGCCCGTGTAGAACTCGACGTGACGCAGCTCTTCGAAGTCCGCGCCGGCGGCCTCCATGAACTTGATCGCACGATCGATCTCGCCGGCGATGCGCTCGTAGCGCTGGTTGGCCGGGTTCTCGGCGAAGCCCTTGTTCCAGCTGTGCACCTCGCGGAGGTCCGCGAACCCGCCCTGCGTGAACGCACGGATGAGGTTCAGCGTCGACGCGGCGGTGTGGTAGCCCTTGAGCAGGCGCTGCGGGTCGGCCGTGCGGGAGCCTTCGGTGAAGTCGAAGCCGTTCACGATGTCGCCGCGGTACGCGGGCAGCGTCACCTCCCCGCGCGTCTCGGTGTCGCTGGAGCGCGGCTTGGCGAACTGGCCCGCCATCCGGCCCATCTTCACAACGGGCATCGATGCGCCGTAGGTGAGGACGACGGCCATCTGCAGCAGCGTCTTGATGCGGTTCCTGATCTGCTCGGCGGTCGCGCCGGCGAACGTCTCGGCGCAGTCACCGCCCTGCAGGAGGAACGCGCGACCGGATGCGGCACGGGCGAGGCGGTCCCGCAGGCGGTCCACCTCTCCGGCGAACACCAGCGGGGGCAGGGTCGAGATCTCGGCGGAGACGTCGGCGACAGCGTCGGCGTCGGGCCACATCGGCTGCTGCTTGATGGGCAGCGTCCGCCAGTGATCGAGAGGATCGAGCGAGGAGAGCATCCCGTCAGTCTAGCGAGGAGCGGGTCCCCTCAGATGCGCGTGCCACGGCTCGGTTCTTCACGGTCGAGGCGTAGACATCCTCGTACTCCTGGGCGCCCAGTCGCTGCAGCGCGATCATGATCTCGTCGGTCACGGACCGCAGCACGTAACGGTCGCCCTCCATGCCGGCGAAACGGGAGAAATCGAGGGGCTCACCGATCACGATGCCGACACGTCCGATCCGCGGGATCCGCTTCCCGATGGGCATGATGGTGTCGGTGTCGACCATGACCACCGGCACGACCGGAACGTGCGCCTCCAGTGCCATCCGGGCGATGCCGGTCCGCCCCCGGTAGAGCTTCCCATCGGGGCTGCGGGTGCCCTCCGGGTAGATGCCGAGCAGGTCTCCACCCCCGAGCACCTGCAGGCCGGTGTTCAGCGAGGCCTCGGACGCCTTGCCGCCGGAGCGGTCGATGGGGATCTGACCTGTGCCCTTGAAGAACGCCCGCGTCGCCCACCCGCGCAGGCCGCGCCCGGTGAAGTAGTCGCTCTTGGCCAGGAACGACATCGGCCGGTCGATCATCAGGGGGAGGAAGATCGAGTCGGCGAACGACAGGTGGTTGCTGGCGAGGATCGCCGCCCCCTCCGCGGGGATGTTCCGCCGCCCGACGATCCAGGGCCGGAAGACGCCCTTCACGATGGGGCCGATCACGACGTACTTCATCAGCCAGTAGAACATGCGTCAGTTCTCCGTCAGGAACCGCCGCCGCGCGAGATCCGCGACGCCGATGACGCCGGCGTCGTTCGTGAGCCGCGCCACCGCGAAGTCGGCGACCGGGCGCGAGCCGTACGCGGGCATGGCGTCGGCGAACGCCTCGCGCATGGGAGCGAGCAGCACCTCGCCGAGCTGGGACACTCCCCCGCCGATGACGAAACGCTCCGGATCGAGGATGGCGGCGAAACTGCCGCACGCGGTGCCGACGGCGACGGCGATGCGCCGCAGCGCTTCCAGGGCGCCCGGGTCGCCCTGCTGCACGAGACGGGAGATCACCTCACCGCTGAGCCCTTCCGGTGCTCCGGCAGCCGCCGCCAGGCCGGCACCGATGCCGAATGCGGCGTCCTGGGCGATCTCCGCCGCCTCCTGCTGCAGTGCGCGCCCGGAACCGTAGACCTCGAGGCAGCCGCGCTGTCCACATCCGCATGTGCGCCCGTTCGGGATGAGCCGCATGTGACCCAGCTCCGCGGCGACACCATGGCCACCGCGCAGCAGCGCGCCGTCGACGACCACCGCGCCGCCGACGCCGGTGCCGAGGGTCAGCATCACGACGTCGCGGAGGTCCTCCCCCGCGCCGTAGCGGTACTCGGCCCATCCGGCGGCGTTGGCATCGTTCTCGATGAGCACCGGAACGCCGGTGAGCGCCTCGAGACGCTCGCGCAGCGGTTCGTCGCGCCACGCGATGTTCGGGGCGAAGTACACGCGCGACCGATCGCGGTCGATGAACCCGGCCGCGGCGACTCCCGCGACCACGGGCTCGCCCGCCGCCAGCTCGGTCACCATGGCTGCCACGGCGGCCTCGATCTCGGCGACGTCCACCGGCGTGGCGACGCGACTGCGGCGGATGATGTCGCCGTTCTCATCGACGATGCCGCCGGCGATCTTCGTCCCGCCGATGTCGATTCCCACTGCGTGCACAGTGCCGTCCCTTCGCGTCCGTGAGCCTCCAGAAGCCTAGTCCGCGACACGCTGCACTCCTACTGACGAGCAGCGGTGGGACTGAGTATCACGGATGCGTAGACTTGCGTCTCACAAGCCCGACCCCGCACGGTATCGAAGGAGCTGCCGATATGAGCGCTACAGTTTTCGAAGTCCCCGCGATCGTCCCCGCCGATCCCGAGGCGAACATCGCCGATCTCCTCGCCGACCGGGTCTCCGCGACGCCGGACCTCGCCCTCTTCGCCGTCCCCGACGGCGACGGATGGCGAGACGTCTCGGCCGCTGAATTCGAGCGGCAGGTGATCGCCCTCGCGAAGGGCTTCGTCTCCGCCGGGATCGAGCCGGGCGACAAGGTGGGGTTCCTCGCCCGCACGACGTACGACTGGACCCTGGTCGACTTCGCCCTCTTCTACGCGGGCGCCGTGATGGTGCCCGTCTACGAGACGAGCTCGCCCGGCCAGATCGAGTGGATCCTCTCCGACTCCGGCGCCGTCGCCGTCATCGTGGAGAGCGCCGCGCACGCGGCGAGCCTGGCCGAGGTGCGGCCGAACCTCCCCCTCATCCGGTCGGCGTGGCAGATGCAGTCCGGGGACCTGGACACCATGATCACCGCGGGCGCGTCCGTCCCGGACGACGAGATCGCGCGCCGGCGGAAGCTCGCCAACGCCTCGGACATCGCCACACTCATCTACACCTCGGGCTCGACCGGCCGCCCCAAGGGCTGCGTCCTCACCCACGGCAACTTCGTGGAGCTGTCGCGCAACTCCGCCGTCGCCCTGCACGAGGTCGTGGAGGTGCCCGGCGCATCCACCGTGCTGTTCATCACGACGGCCCACGTGTTCGCACGATTCATCTCCATCCTGAACATCCACGCCGGGGTGAAGACCGGTCACCAGCCCGACACCAAGCAGCTGCTCGCCGCACTGGGTTCGTTCCACCCGACGTTCCTCCTCGCGGTGCCGCGCGTGTTCGAGAAGGTGTACAACTCCGCGGAGCAGAAGGCCGAGGCGGGCGGTAAGGGCAAGATCTTCCGCGCCGCCGCGCAGGTCGCCGTCGACCACTCGCAGTATCTGCAGGACGGCAAGAAGATCCCGTTCGGCATGCGCATCAAGTTCGCCCTGTTCGACAAGCTCGTCTACAGCAAGCTGCGCGCGGCCATGGGCGGCTCCGTGAAGTTCGCGGTCTCCGGGTCGGCCCCCCTCGGGCCCCGCCTCGGCCACTTCTTCCACAGCCTCGGCATCCACATCCTCGAGGGGTACGGCCTCACCGAGACGACGGCACCCGCGACGGTCAACCTCGCGGAGAAGTCGAAGATCGGCACCGTGGGTCCCGCCCTTCCCGGTGTCGGCATCCGCATCGCCGAGGACGGCGAGGTCGAGGTGCGCGGCATCAACGTCTTCAAGGAGTACTGGCGCAATCCGGAGGCGACCGCCGAGGCGTTCGACGGCGACTGGTTCAAGACCGGCGACATCGGTTCGCTGGATGAGGACGGCTTCCTGACGATCACCGGCCGCAAGAAAGAGATCATCGTCACGGCAGGCGGCAAGAACGTCGCGCCGGCGGCGCTGGAGGACCCGATCCGGGCCAACCCGATCGTCGGACAGGTCGTCGCCGTGGGCGATCACCGCCCGTTCATCTCCGCGCTGATCACGCTGGACTCCGAGATGCTGCCCACGTGGCTCGCCAACAACGGGCACCGCGCCGACATGACGCTCGCCGAGGCGGCCAAGGACCCGGCCGTCCGCGCCGAGGTGCAGCGCGCGGTGGACCGGGCGAACGCGAGTGTCTCCCGCGCCGAGTCCATCCGCAAGTTCACGATCCTGGAGACGGAGTGGACGGAGGCATCCGGCCACCTGACCCCGAAGATGTCGATCAAGCGGAACGTGATCATGGACGACTTCACGGTCGAGGTCGAAGAGCTCTACCGGGTGCCCGAGAACACCAGCAACATCCCGCTCGCGTAGCGCAGCACCAGTGAGGCCCCCGTATCCGATGGATGCGGGGGCCTCATCACGTTGTGCCTGCGCGGATCAGAACCAGTCGCTCTCGCGCACTTCGCGCAGCGCCACGCGGCGCTGCTCACGATCGAGCCGATCGAGGTAGAGCAGACCGTCCAGGTGGTCCGTCTCGTGCTGAAGGGCCTGGGCGAGCAGACCGTCGCCCTCGAGGACCACTTCGTTGCCGTCCAGGTCGATGCCCACCGCCTTCGCGTGCGGATAGCGCATCACGTCGTGCCAGAGGCCCGGCACGGACAGGCAGCCCTCGCCGACCGGCTCCGGTTCCCCGGAGACCTCGACCAGGACGGGATTCAGGATGTACCCGATGTCGCCGTCGATGTTGTAGCTGAAGGCCCGCAGGCCCACGCCGATCTGAGGGGCGGCGACGCCCGCGCGGCCAGGGAGCTCCACGGAGTCCAGCAGATCCCGCACGAGCGCCCTGATCCCGTCGTCGATGTCGTCGATGGGCGCGCTCTGGCTCTTCAGGACGGGGTCGCCGAAGAGCCGGATGGGGCGGACGGTCATGCCGCGCCCGTCGCGCGGACGGTGCCGATGCCCTCGACGACGACCGCGGCGAGCTCCCGTGCCGCCGTACGCGTGGCCGGCTGCAGGTCGCGGAACGTGATCGCCCCGCCGGTCGCGATGCGGGCGTCGTACGGCAGGCGGACGACCGCGCGGACGCGGCTGCGGAAGTGCTCCTCCAGCTCGTTCTGCCGGATCAGGGGCGCACCGGGCCGGGAGGCGTTGAGGACGACCACGGCCTGGCGGGCGAGGTCCGCGTAGCCGTTGGTCTCCAGCCAGGTCAGCGTCTCCGAGGCGAGTCTCGCCTCGTCGATGCTCAGTCCGGCGACGATCACGAGCGAGTCGGATGCCTCGAGCGTGGCCCCCATGACGGAGTGGACGATGCCGGTACCGGTGTCGGTCAGCACGATCGAGTAGTAGTGGGCGGCCAGTGCCGCCACGTCACGGTAGTCGGAGTCGTCGAACGCCTCCGAGATGTGCGGGTCCGCATCCGACGCGAGGACGTCGAGACGGGTCTCGTCGCGCACCACGATGGAGGAGATCTCGTTGAATCCGTGCACCCGCGTGCGGGAGCCGGTCAGATCGCGTACGGTCTTCCCGCTCGGGCGGCCGATCCGCTCCGCGAGCGTGCCTCGGTCCGGGTTCGCGTCGAGAGCGATGATCCGGTCCTCGCGAGCGTCGGCGAGGGCCATCCCGAGAAGGGCCGTGACGGTCGTCTTGCCCACCCCGCCCTTACGGGACAGGATGGCCACGAAGCGCGCGCCGCCAGCGAGGGGCGCGGCGATCTTGGCGTCGAGTTCGCGGCGACCGCGGGCACGCCGGCTGTCCGAGAGCCGGACGCGACCCCCGGTCAGGCTGTACACGAGATGGGGCCAGGTACCCTCCGGCTCACGCCGCGGAAGACGGTCGCCCTGCAGGAGGCGGTCCGCCGTCAGCAGGTCCGGCGTCTCACGGTGGGCGTCCTGTTCGTCGACGCGTCGCGCGGCGAGGGTCACCGGTGCGGGGACCGCATCCGCCGCCTGCTCCAGTGCGCGCCCCTCGGCGCGCGCCGGACGGGGCGCGTCCGTGCGGGGCTCGGCCCTCCGGGGAGCGGCCGAGACCGGACCGGTGGGCGCGGGTTCCGCCTCCGGCGTCACGCGCGGGGTCTCGCCGGTGTCGTGGACCTCGACGGCGTCCACCGTGTCCGTGCGCGGTGCCGACGGATCCGGCTCGGTCCCCTCGACGTCGTCCTCATGCACGACATGCACTTCCTCGGTGTCGGCGGGGCGTGTGATCGACACGAAGGCGACCGGCTCCGGGGCCACGTCGTCGGCGAGGACGTCGTCATCGACGTAATCGTCCTCGTCGCTCGGTGGCAGGGTCACCGCGACCTGCGCGGTCTGTGTGCCCAGGATGTCGAACCCTGCGGCGTCGACGCTCACAGGCTCGTCGATGATGTCATCATCGCCGTCCACCTGGTTCTGATCGTCTCGATCAGGCATGCTCAGACAACTCCCAACGGATCGCCGGACCTCCGGCGCCATCCACCAGGTTACTGCGCGGGCCGGACCACGACCAAAAGGTCCCCTGCTTCCACCTGCTGCGTGGCGCCGATCGCCAGACGTTCAACGACCCCGTCGACGGTGCTCGTGATGGCCGCCTCCATCTTCATCGCCTCGATGGATGCCAGCGGCTGCCCGGCACGGACGGACTCGCCCACCTCGACCTTGACGGTGACGACACCGGAGAACGGCGCGGCGATCTGACCCGGTTTGGACGTGTCGGCTTTCTCGGCCTGACGGCTCTCCACGGCGATGCTGCGGTCGCGCACGAACACGGGGCGCAGTTGTCCGTTGAGCGTGGTCATGACCGTGCGCATGCCCTTGTCGTCGGCTTCACCGATCGCCTCCAGCCCCAGCCAGAGCTGGACGCCCCGCTCGATCTCGACGACGTGCTCGACCCCCGGGGTGAGCCCGTAGAGGTAATCGTCGGTGTCCAGCGCGGACAGGTCGCCGTAGGTCTCGCGCGTCTCCTGGAACGTGCGCGTGGGCGCGGGGAACAGCAGGCGGTTGAGGGCGTCCCGCCGGGTTGCCGGGTCCGCTGCCAGAGCCGCCTCATCCTCGGCGGAGAGGTCCGCGGTCGGCTCCTTCCGCGCACGGCCCGCCAGCACCTTGCTCCGGAACGGCTCCGGCCACCCGCCGGGCAGGTCGCCGAGCTCGCCCGCCATGAACCCGACGACGGAGTCCGGGATGTCGTAGTTCTGCGGGTTCTCGGCGAAGTCCGCCGGATCCGCGCGCACCGCTGCCAGTGCCAGCGCGAGGTCGCCGACGACCTTGGAGGACGGCGTCACCTTCGGGACCCGGCCGAGGATCTCGTTCGCGGCGGCGTACATGTCCTCGATCAGCTCGAAGTCCTCGGCCAGTCCCAGCGCGATCGCCTGCTGGCGGAGGTTCGAGAGCTGACCGCCCGGGATCTCGTGGTGGTAGACGCGGCCGGTGGGGCCGGGCAGGCCGGACTCGAACGGACGGTACTGGTGGCGCACGGCCTCCCAGTAGGGCTCCAGGTCCGCAGCGGCCTGCAGCGGGATGCCGGTGTCGCGCTCGGTGTGGGCGAGTGCGGCGATCAGTGCCGACAGCGAGGGCTGGCTCGTGGTGCCGGCCATGGGCGCCGCGGCGACGTCCACCGCATCCGCTCCGGCTGCGCTGACGGCGAGGAGCGTGGCCAGCTGGCCGCCCGCCGTGTCGTGCGTGTGCACGTGCACGGGCAGGTCGAACCGCTCGCGGAGGGCGGCGACGAGCTTCGCCCCCGCGGCCGGCCGCAGCAGGCCCGCCATGTCCTTGATGGCGAGCACGTGGGCGCCCGCCTCGACCATCTGCTCGGCGAGTCGCAGGTAGTAGTCGAGGGTGTAGAGATCCTCGGCGGGGTCGAGCAGGTCGCCGGTGTAGCAGAGCGCCGCCTCGGCGACCGCGGTTCCGGTGGAGAGCACCGCGTCGATGGCCGGCCGCATCTGGGACACGTCATTGAGCGCGTCGAAGATCCGGAAGATGTCGACACCGGAGGCCGCCGCCTCCTGCACGAACGCGTCCGTCACGGCGGTCGGGTACGGAGTGTAGCCGACCGTGTTCCGTCCGCGCAGCAGCATCTGGATCGCGATGTTCGGGAACGCCGCGCGCAGCGCATCGAGACGCTCCCAGGGGTCCTCGCCGAGGAACCGGAGCGCGACGTCGTAGGTGGCTCCGCCCCAGGCCTCCACCGAGAGGAGCTGGGGCGTGAGACGTGCCACGTAGGGGGCGACCGTGAGCAGGTCCTTCGTGCGCACGCGGGTGGCCAGCAGCGACTGGTGCGCGTCGCGGAAGGTCGTCTCGGTGACCGCCAGCGCGGTCTGCGCCCGCAGGTCGGCGGCGAACCCGGCCGGGCCGAGTTCGAGGAGCCTCTGCCGGGATCCGGGCACCGTCGGGGTCGCGAGGTCGACCGTCGGGAGCTTCAGGCGGGGATCCACCGTGAGCGGGTTCTCACCGTTGGGCTTGTTCACGGTGACGTCGACCAGCCAGCTGAGGATCTTCGAGCCGCGGTCCTTCGACTCGCGTCCGCGCAACAGCTGCGGGCGCTCGTCGATGAAGGCGGTGCTGATGTCCCCCTCGATGAACTGCGGGTCGTCGAGCACGGCCTGCAGGAAGGGGATGTTGGTGGACACCCCGCGGATGCGGAACTCGGCGAGGGCACGGCGCGCTCGCGCGACCGCGGCACCGAAGTCACGGCCGCGGCAGGTGAGCTTGGCCAGCATCGAGTCGAAGTGCGGGCTGATCTGCGACCCGGCCGCCGTGGTCCCGCCGTCGAGGCGAATGCCGGCGCCGCCGGGCGAGCGGTAGGTCGTGATCTTTCCGGTGTCCGGGCGGAAGCCCTGCCCCGGGTCCTCGGTCGTGATGCGGCACTGCAGCGCGGCGCCGCGCAGACGGATCTCGGGCTGGGTCAGTCCGAGCTCTTCGAGGCTCGCGCCCGCGGCGATCCGCATCTGCGACTGGACCAGGTCGACGTCCGTGACCTCTTCGGTGACCGTGTGCTCGACCTGGATGCGAGGGTTCATCTCGATGAAGACGGCCTCACCGGTCCGCGGTCCCGCCGTCTCCAGGAGGAACTCGACCGTCCCCGCGTTCTGGTAGCCGATCGACTCCGCGAAGGCGACGGCGTGGCGGTGCAGGGCCTGGCGCACATCCTCGTCGAGGTTGGGTGCGGGCGCGATCTCCACGACCTTCTGATGGCGTCGCTGCACGGAGCAGTCCCGCTCGAACAGGTGGACCGTGTGGCCGTAGGTGTCCGCGAGGATCTGGACCTCGATGTGCCGCGGTCGCTGTACGGCCTGTTCCAGGAACATCCGGGCGTCGCCGAAGGCGCTCTGCGCCTCGCGCATCGCCTCGGCCAGAGCCGGGGCCAGCTCCTCCTTGGTCTCGACGCGCCGCATCCCCCGCCCGCCGCCGCCGGCGACCGCCTTCGCGAACACGGGGAAGCCGATCTCGTCCGCCTGCGCGAGGAGCTCGTCCACGTCGTCGGACGCGGGTGTGGAACGCAGCACCGGAACACCCGCCGCGACGGCGTGCTCCTTCGCGGTGACCTTGTTCCCGGCCATCTCCAGGACCGCCGCGGGCGGGCCGATGAAGGCGATCCCGTTCTCGGCCGCCTTGGCGGCGAGCTCGGGGTTCTCGGAGAGGAAGCCGTACCCCGGGTAGATCGCGTCGGCCCCGCTGTCCTTGGCTACCCGGATGATCTCGTCGACATCCAGGTAGGCGCGCACCGGATGCCCCTTCTCACCGATCTGGTAGGCCTCGTCGGCCTTCAGCCGGTGCAGCGAGAACCTGTCCTCGTAGGGGTAGACGGCGACGGTGCGCGCCCCGACCTCGTATGCCGCGCGGAATGCGCGGATGGCGATCTCACCTCGGTTGGCGACCAGGATCTTCCGGAACATGGGACCTCTAATCCGTCATGTGGCGGGCGGCGTGACGATCTCAGCGGCGACATCGCCGGGGACTGAGTGTGCTCACAGCCTAGGGGACGGTAACGTGGTCGCTTGTGCACGTTCTTTCCGTCAGCTCACTCAAGGGTGGAGTCGGCAAGACGACCGTGACACTCGGTCTCGCGTCCGCCGCGTTCGCCCGAGGTGTTCGAACGCTCGTCGTCGACCTCGACCCGCAGTCCGACGTGTCGACGGGATTGGACATTCAGGTGGCCGGCCGCCTGAACGTCGCCGACGTCCTCGCCAATCCGAAGGAGAAGGTCGTCCGACAGGCGATCACGTCCAGCGGATGGACCAAGGTCCATCCCGGCACGATCGACGTGATGATCGGCAGCCCCTCGGCGATCAACTTCGACGGACCGCACCCCAGTGTGCGCGACGTCTGGAAGCTCGAGGAGGCCCTCGCGACCGTCGAGGCCGATTACGATCTCGTGCTCATCGACTGCGCACCGTCGCTGAACGCCCTCACGCGCACCGCGTGGGCGGCCAGCGACCGCGTCGTGGTCATCACCGAACCCGGCTTGTTCTCCGTCGCCGCGGCCGACCGCGCCCTGCGGGCGATCGAGGAGATCCGCCGCGGCCTCTCGCCCCGGCTCCAGCCGCTCGGCATCGTCGTGAACCGCGTCCGGCCGCAGTCCATCGAGCACCAGTTCCGTATCAAGGAGCTGCGCGACATGTTCGGCCCGCTCGTCCTGTCGCCGCAGCTCCCGG
The sequence above is a segment of the Microbacterium caowuchunii genome. Coding sequences within it:
- a CDS encoding class II 3-deoxy-7-phosphoheptulonate synthase, whose translation is MLSSLDPLDHWRTLPIKQQPMWPDADAVADVSAEISTLPPLVFAGEVDRLRDRLARAASGRAFLLQGGDCAETFAGATAEQIRNRIKTLLQMAVVLTYGASMPVVKMGRMAGQFAKPRSSDTETRGEVTLPAYRGDIVNGFDFTEGSRTADPQRLLKGYHTAASTLNLIRAFTQGGFADLREVHSWNKGFAENPANQRYERIAGEIDRAIKFMEAAGADFEELRHVEFYTGHEGLLMDYERPMTRIDSRTLTPYNTSAHFLWIGERTRDLDGAHVDYFSKIRNPIGVKLGPTTSTDTALALIDKLDPEREPGRLTFITRMGAGKIRDALPPLLEAVKDSGATPLWVTDPMHGNGITTPTGYKTRRFDDVVDEVRGFFEAHRAVGTFPGGIHVELTGDDVTECLGGSEMIDEATLATRYESLCDPRLNHMQSLELAFLVAEELEKR
- a CDS encoding lysophospholipid acyltransferase family protein gives rise to the protein MFYWLMKYVVIGPIVKGVFRPWIVGRRNIPAEGAAILASNHLSFADSIFLPLMIDRPMSFLAKSDYFTGRGLRGWATRAFFKGTGQIPIDRSGGKASEASLNTGLQVLGGGDLLGIYPEGTRSPDGKLYRGRTGIARMALEAHVPVVPVVMVDTDTIMPIGKRIPRIGRVGIVIGEPLDFSRFAGMEGDRYVLRSVTDEIMIALQRLGAQEYEDVYASTVKNRAVARASEGTRSSLD
- a CDS encoding ROK family glucokinase — encoded protein: MHAVGIDIGGTKIAGGIVDENGDIIRRSRVATPVDVAEIEAAVAAMVTELAAGEPVVAGVAAAGFIDRDRSRVYFAPNIAWRDEPLRERLEALTGVPVLIENDANAAGWAEYRYGAGEDLRDVVMLTLGTGVGGAVVVDGALLRGGHGVAAELGHMRLIPNGRTCGCGQRGCLEVYGSGRALQQEAAEIAQDAAFGIGAGLAAAAGAPEGLSGEVISRLVQQGDPGALEALRRIAVAVGTACGSFAAILDPERFVIGGGVSQLGEVLLAPMREAFADAMPAYGSRPVADFAVARLTNDAGVIGVADLARRRFLTEN
- a CDS encoding AMP-dependent synthetase/ligase codes for the protein MSATVFEVPAIVPADPEANIADLLADRVSATPDLALFAVPDGDGWRDVSAAEFERQVIALAKGFVSAGIEPGDKVGFLARTTYDWTLVDFALFYAGAVMVPVYETSSPGQIEWILSDSGAVAVIVESAAHAASLAEVRPNLPLIRSAWQMQSGDLDTMITAGASVPDDEIARRRKLANASDIATLIYTSGSTGRPKGCVLTHGNFVELSRNSAVALHEVVEVPGASTVLFITTAHVFARFISILNIHAGVKTGHQPDTKQLLAALGSFHPTFLLAVPRVFEKVYNSAEQKAEAGGKGKIFRAAAQVAVDHSQYLQDGKKIPFGMRIKFALFDKLVYSKLRAAMGGSVKFAVSGSAPLGPRLGHFFHSLGIHILEGYGLTETTAPATVNLAEKSKIGTVGPALPGVGIRIAEDGEVEVRGINVFKEYWRNPEATAEAFDGDWFKTGDIGSLDEDGFLTITGRKKEIIVTAGGKNVAPAALEDPIRANPIVGQVVAVGDHRPFISALITLDSEMLPTWLANNGHRADMTLAEAAKDPAVRAEVQRAVDRANASVSRAESIRKFTILETEWTEASGHLTPKMSIKRNVIMDDFTVEVEELYRVPENTSNIPLA
- a CDS encoding peptide deformylase, whose product is MTVRPIRLFGDPVLKSQSAPIDDIDDGIRALVRDLLDSVELPGRAGVAAPQIGVGLRAFSYNIDGDIGYILNPVLVEVSGEPEPVGEGCLSVPGLWHDVMRYPHAKAVGIDLDGNEVVLEGDGLLAQALQHETDHLDGLLYLDRLDREQRRVALREVRESDWF
- a CDS encoding MinD/ParA family ATP-binding protein; its protein translation is MPDRDDQNQVDGDDDIIDEPVSVDAAGFDILGTQTAQVAVTLPPSDEDDYVDDDVLADDVAPEPVAFVSITRPADTEEVHVVHEDDVEGTEPDPSAPRTDTVDAVEVHDTGETPRVTPEAEPAPTGPVSAAPRRAEPRTDAPRPARAEGRALEQAADAVPAPVTLAARRVDEQDAHRETPDLLTADRLLQGDRLPRREPEGTWPHLVYSLTGGRVRLSDSRRARGRRELDAKIAAPLAGGARFVAILSRKGGVGKTTVTALLGMALADAREDRIIALDANPDRGTLAERIGRPSGKTVRDLTGSRTRVHGFNEISSIVVRDETRLDVLASDADPHISEAFDDSDYRDVAALAAHYYSIVLTDTGTGIVHSVMGATLEASDSLVIVAGLSIDEARLASETLTWLETNGYADLARQAVVVLNASRPGAPLIRQNELEEHFRSRVRAVVRLPYDARIATGGAITFRDLQPATRTAARELAAVVVEGIGTVRATGAA